One Brassica napus cultivar Da-Ae chromosome C4, Da-Ae, whole genome shotgun sequence genomic region harbors:
- the LOC106432770 gene encoding ribosomal protein S14, mitochondrial produces the protein MANLRGLLTNVSSYCQRSFSQIKSPNYLNQIQTRQISTTSKHSGTEQGVKRNSADHRRRLLAARFELRRKLYKAFCKDPELPSEMREKNRYKLSKLPRNSAFTRIRNRCVFTGRSRSVTELFRMSRICFRGLANKGELMGIKKSSW, from the coding sequence ATGGCCAATCTCCGAGGACTCCTAACAAACGTATCTTCCTACTGCCAACGCTCCTTCTCCCAAATCAAATCCCCGAACTATCTCAATCAAATCCAAACCAGACAAATCTCGACGACGTCGAAGCACAGCGGCACGGAGCAAGGAGTGAAGCGAAACAGCGCCGATCACAGGCGCAGGCTGCTCGCGGCGAGGTTCGAGCTGAGGAGGAAGCTCTACAAGGCGTTCTGCAAAGATCCGGAGCTCCCTAGCGAAATGAGGGAGAAGAATCGTTACAAGCTGTCGAAGTTGCCGAGGAACAGTGCGTTCACGAGGATAAGGAATCGGTGTGTGTTCACTGGTCGGTCTAGGTCCGTGACGGAGCTGTTTCGGATGTCTCGGATCTGTTTCCGTGGGTTGGCTAATAAAGGTGAATTGATGGGTATAAAGAAGTCGTCTTGGTAG
- the LOC106432762 gene encoding uncharacterized protein LOC106432762 — translation MKTKYGAVVAPVFALAGAYVAWEYIYHRLWRKNNENTDIPDSKNSIRKSLVEKRRDDNVKNTSKEASSRRSGRAQNTLSRSVSMGAIRGGKLALKRLLDLHSYSVDTSSLANAEIEFESLLSKEKPDFELLQRDIVKMEMSGKEAKGVEILKRALEKARKEERGHEAYEIEMLLVEMLIYLGNIEEALKCKCLEDEVITDARRPLYQAIIQYLSGHPEKQVEETFNRFREIQIGLQWPGSSEECETHEVTLDEFKKVLESLKQEIQDSTKINIENSTPLDKQH, via the exons ATGAAGACAAAGTATGGAGCAGTAGTTGCACCTGTTTTCGCCCTTGCTGGTGCCTATGTTGCTTGGGAGTACATATACCATCGTTTATGGAGAAAGAATAACGAAAACACTGATATTCCAGATAGCAAAAATAGTATACGTAAAAGCCTTGTTgaaaaaagaagagatgatAATGTTAAAAACACTAGCAAGGAGGCTTCTTCAAGAAGAAGTGGAAGGGCTCAGAATACCCTCTCAAGATCTGTTTCAATGGGGGCTATTCGAGGAGGAAAGTTGGCATTGAAGAGATTGCTTGATTTGCACTCATATAGTGTTGATACTTCTTCCCTTGCAAATGCTGAAATCGAATTTGAATCCTTGCTTTCCAAGGAAAAGCCGGATTTTGAGTTGCTTCAG AGAGACATTGTGAAGATGGAAATGAGTGGAAAAGAAGCAAAAGGAGTGGAGATATTAAAGAGAGCATTAGAGAAAgcaagaaaagaagagagaggtCATGAGGCTTATGAGATTGAAATGTTGCTTGTGGAGATGTTGATCTACTTG ggAAACATTGAAGAGGCTTTAAAATGTAAGTGTTTAGAGGATGAAGTCATAACAGATGCAAGACGTCCTCTTTACCAG GCTATAATCCAGTATCTTAGTGGACATCCTGAGAAGCAAGTGGAGGAGACATTCAACAGGTTCAGGGAGATTCAGATCGGTCTACAATGGCCTGGAAGCTCAGAAGAGTGTGAGACTCATGAAGTCACATTAGATGAGTTCAAGAAAGTGCTGGAGTCTCTCAAGCAAGAAATCCAAGACAGCAcgaaaataaatattgaaaactCAACTCCACTGGACAAACAACATTGA